The Haloplanus salinarum genome includes a region encoding these proteins:
- a CDS encoding MBL fold metallo-hydrolase: MAIGDLASVPGTDIHYVDVGAFDVPGYGSVYLVDAEHPAVVDPGLGTNVDLVIDALDDRGIDDLEYVLTTHVHLDHAGGAGHLLDAHPEATVLTHEIGVPHLMDPSRLVAGTKAAVGDQWQYYVDPKPVPEDRIESLADGDTVDLGDRVLDVVHAPGHAPHQVVFHDRGDDVLFSGDAGGIRPPGADELFPTSPPVNFDLETCLDDAATIAERNPERICFGHFGDAAFTPDLMDEYAEILSAWIDRVREVRADLDTDEAVIEHFAETATPVEPWGARKTRAEYRLNARGALGYLDADGD, translated from the coding sequence ATGGCCATCGGCGATCTCGCGTCCGTTCCCGGTACCGACATCCACTACGTCGACGTCGGCGCCTTCGACGTCCCCGGCTACGGCTCCGTCTACCTCGTCGACGCCGAGCACCCGGCGGTCGTCGACCCCGGACTCGGGACGAACGTCGACCTGGTGATCGACGCCCTCGACGACCGCGGGATCGACGACCTCGAATACGTGCTGACGACACACGTCCACCTGGATCACGCGGGCGGGGCCGGGCACCTGCTCGACGCCCACCCCGAAGCGACCGTGTTGACCCACGAGATCGGCGTGCCACACCTGATGGACCCCTCGCGGCTGGTCGCGGGGACGAAAGCCGCCGTGGGCGACCAGTGGCAGTATTACGTCGACCCGAAACCGGTGCCCGAGGACCGCATCGAGTCGCTCGCTGACGGCGACACGGTCGACCTGGGCGACCGGGTCCTCGACGTGGTCCACGCCCCCGGCCACGCCCCCCACCAGGTCGTCTTCCACGACCGGGGCGACGACGTCCTCTTCTCCGGCGACGCGGGCGGGATCCGCCCGCCCGGCGCCGACGAACTCTTCCCCACCTCGCCACCCGTCAACTTCGACCTGGAGACCTGCCTCGACGACGCGGCGACCATCGCCGAACGGAACCCCGAGCGGATCTGTTTCGGCCACTTCGGCGACGCCGCCTTCACCCCGGACCTGATGGACGAGTACGCCGAGATCCTCTCGGCGTGGATCGATCGGGTGCGCGAGGTGCGGGCCGACCTCGATACGGACGAGGCCGTGATCGAGCACTTCGCCGAGACGGCCACCCCGGTGGAGCCGTGGGGGGCACGCAAGACGCGGGCCGAATACCGGCTCAACGCGCGCGGTGCCCTCGGCTACCTCGACGCCGACGGGGACTGA
- a CDS encoding cation:proton antiporter: protein MAGGGNLITLVAALIGVGVVAQILSDRFRIPSVVFLLASGVILGPEVLGVVGPESFGNALSAIVGLSVAIIVFEGAFHLRVGRLREAPAAAFKLVTLGAAIALVGTTVVVHYALGTSWMVAALIGALLVATGPTVIAPILEVVPVRNRVGTALETEGIVNDVTAAILAVVIFEAIIQDVRAPSELFVLFTQRLGSGIVVGLTVAAVVFYALRYIDLSPGNAPQNARLLVLGGALVAYGAAEAVATEAGIAAVATAGIVLGNADVPYEKEITAFKGDVTLIVLSFVFITLAALLRFEYLLALGVGGLLVAAVVAVVVRPLLVFISTAGDRFTRGERLFMSFVGPRGIIPASVATLFAVEFRAEGMGAEANVLVGTVFLVIFLTVALEAGLARQIAEFLDVIPMRVIIIGAGSVGRTLALRLEDRGENVVLVDQDVNSVERARNEGLTVHHGDGTDTEVLRSAGAENAKIVATTTGDDDVNLLVAQLADSKFSPGTILARVNNPDNVDAFEDLGVRAISSVDATAMAFDDYIERPSLVNWTSEIGHEGEVQEIDVTSEDIVGKTISEIGPKLPARCLIALITRDGKSIVPDGDCRLEHGDQITLIGDDDAVSEALSVVHPDGQ, encoded by the coding sequence ATGGCCGGCGGGGGGAACCTCATCACGCTGGTCGCGGCGCTGATCGGGGTCGGGGTCGTCGCACAGATCCTCTCGGATCGCTTCCGCATCCCGAGCGTCGTCTTCCTGCTGGCGTCGGGCGTCATCCTCGGCCCCGAAGTGCTCGGCGTCGTCGGGCCCGAATCCTTCGGCAACGCGCTCTCGGCCATCGTCGGCCTCTCGGTGGCGATCATCGTCTTCGAGGGGGCCTTCCACCTGCGGGTCGGCCGCCTGCGCGAGGCCCCGGCCGCGGCGTTCAAACTGGTGACCCTCGGGGCGGCCATCGCGCTCGTCGGGACCACCGTCGTCGTCCACTACGCCCTCGGGACGAGCTGGATGGTCGCCGCGCTGATCGGCGCGTTGCTCGTCGCCACCGGGCCGACCGTCATCGCTCCCATCTTGGAGGTGGTGCCGGTGCGGAACCGAGTCGGGACCGCCCTCGAGACCGAGGGGATCGTGAACGACGTGACGGCGGCGATCCTGGCGGTCGTCATCTTCGAGGCGATCATCCAGGACGTCCGGGCACCGAGCGAACTGTTCGTACTGTTCACGCAGCGACTCGGGAGCGGTATCGTCGTCGGCCTCACCGTCGCGGCCGTCGTCTTCTACGCGCTCCGATATATCGACCTCTCGCCCGGGAACGCGCCACAGAACGCCCGGCTCCTGGTACTCGGTGGGGCACTGGTCGCGTACGGGGCCGCGGAAGCGGTGGCCACCGAAGCCGGCATCGCCGCCGTCGCCACCGCGGGCATCGTTCTCGGGAACGCGGACGTTCCCTACGAGAAGGAGATCACGGCGTTCAAAGGCGACGTGACGCTGATCGTGCTCTCTTTCGTCTTCATCACGCTCGCGGCGTTGCTTCGGTTCGAGTATCTGCTCGCGCTGGGGGTGGGTGGCCTGCTCGTCGCCGCTGTCGTCGCGGTCGTGGTTCGGCCGTTGCTGGTGTTCATCAGCACCGCCGGCGACCGCTTCACCCGCGGGGAGCGCCTCTTCATGAGCTTCGTCGGCCCCCGCGGGATCATCCCCGCGTCGGTCGCGACGCTCTTTGCCGTCGAGTTCCGCGCCGAAGGGATGGGGGCCGAAGCGAACGTCCTCGTCGGCACCGTCTTTCTCGTCATCTTCCTCACGGTCGCACTGGAGGCCGGACTCGCCAGACAGATCGCCGAATTCCTCGACGTGATACCAATGCGTGTGATCATCATCGGCGCCGGGAGCGTGGGTCGAACCCTCGCCCTGCGCCTCGAAGACCGCGGAGAGAACGTCGTCCTGGTCGACCAGGACGTGAACAGCGTCGAACGGGCGCGCAACGAGGGGCTGACCGTTCACCACGGCGACGGCACCGACACCGAGGTGTTGCGGTCGGCCGGCGCCGAGAACGCCAAGATCGTCGCCACGACCACCGGCGACGACGACGTGAACCTGCTGGTCGCCCAGTTGGCCGACTCGAAGTTCTCGCCCGGCACCATCCTGGCGCGCGTGAACAACCCCGACAACGTCGACGCGTTCGAGGATCTGGGGGTGCGGGCCATCTCCTCCGTCGACGCGACGGCGATGGCCTTCGACGACTACATCGAGCGCCCGTCGCTCGTCAACTGGACGAGCGAGATCGGTCACGAGGGCGAAGTCCAGGAGATCGACGTCACCTCCGAGGACATCGTCGGCAAGACCATCTCGGAGATCGGACCGAAGCTCCCCGCCCGGTGTCTGATCGCGCTGATCACCCGCGACGGGAAGAGCATCGTCCCCGACGGCGACTGTCGGCTCGAACACGGCGACCAGATCACCCTGATCGGCGACGACGACGCCGTCTCCGAGGCGCTCTCCGTCGTCCACCCCGACGGGCAGTAA